In Carya illinoinensis cultivar Pawnee chromosome 16, C.illinoinensisPawnee_v1, whole genome shotgun sequence, a single window of DNA contains:
- the LOC122298505 gene encoding classical arabinogalactan protein 5-like produces MAYCSFAGLMLFALVAGSAFAQAPGAAPTKSPPASSPTAAPSPRTSTPTPSPTMSPPASAPVPTTTNAPASAPASSPPAPPTSSPTENPPTSSPPTVPTTSITTPPAKSPTVSPSSNVEALNRITTSGSVATVILAVTLLL; encoded by the coding sequence ATGGCTTACTGTAGTTTTGCGGGTTTGATGCTATTCGCTTTGGTGGCTGGCTCCGCTTTTGCTCAGGCTCCGGGGGCAGCGCCGACCAAGTCTCCTCCGGCTTCTTCTCCTACGGCTGCTCCTTCGCCTCGCACCTCGACTCCGACGCCTTCTCCCACCATGTCTCCACCAGCCTCGGCTCCCGTTCCAACTACCACCAATGCCCCCGCCAGTGCTCCGGCCAGCTCGCCTCCAGCTCCTCCCACATCATCCCCTACTGAAAACCCTCCGACTAGCTCGCCGCCTACTGTTCCTACCACCTCCATCACCACGCCGCCGGCCAAGTCTCCAACTGTTTCTCCTAGCAGCAATGTCGAAGCGTTGAACAGAATCACCACCTCCGGATCTGTTGCAACGGTCATCTTAGCGGTGACTTTGTTGCTGTAG
- the LOC122298586 gene encoding blue copper protein-like has product MASSNITGVVCAALLVLCMVVPSLATVYTVGDTSGWVMGVDYSTWTSGKTFKVGDSLVFNYGSGHTVDEVSAGDYKTCTVGNSLSSDTSGASTIALKTAGTRYFICAVVGHCGSGMKLAVTVSKTKKASAPAPSADDTQAADAPTASSGTKKPSGGNTTVTTPAANKPTSTSSATTSTQSSSGTALSPIAVALLVISWPVFSMLVLT; this is encoded by the exons ATGGCGAGCTCCAATATTACCGGAGTTGTATGTGCAGCTCTCTTAGTGTTGTGTATGGTTGTGCCAAGCTTGGCCACTGTTTACACCGTCGGAGACACCTCCGGTTGGGTCATGGGTGTCGATTATAGCACCTGGACCAGTGGCAAGACCTTTAAAGTGGGCGATAGCCTCG TGTTCAACTATGGAAGTGGACACACGGTGGATGAGGTGAGTGCTGGCGACTACAAGACATGCACTGTGGGCAATTCCCTGAGTTCGGATACCAGCGGCGCATCCACCATCGCTCTCAAAACTGCAGGGACTCGCTACTTCATATGTGCAGTCGTCGGCCATTGCGGGAGTGGTATGAAGCTTGCTGTAACTGTGAGCAAAACTAAAAAAGCATCAGCCCCTGCACCATCAGCAGATGATACACAGGCGGCTGACGCACCCACTGCATCGTCCGGGACCAAAAAACCATCGGGTGGCAATACAACTGTTACCACTCCAGCTGCTAACAAACCCACGTCCACATCCTCAGCCACAACCTCCACTCAATCATCTTCAGGGACTGCTCTCTCTCCAATTGCTGTGGCTCTATTGGTTATTTCTTGGCCTGTTTTTTCTATGCTGGTTCTCACATAA